The following nucleotide sequence is from Longimicrobium sp..
ATCATGAACGCCGGCTACTTCCAGTACCGCCAGTTCACCCCGGTGGGCCCCTTCCGCTCCTTCAACGTGAACCTGAACGCCTGGGACGGCCGCGACTTCGGCGGCGACGTGATCTCGCGCGGCGGCAACGTCAACGGCTCGTGGCGGCTGAAGAGCTACTGGGGATTCTACAGCGGCGTGGAGCGCGGCATGTCGTCGGTCAGCACCGGCGCGCTGCGCGGCGGCCCGTCGATCGCGCGCCCGGGGACCACCAACGGCTGGAGCGGCGTGTGGAGCGACGACCGCAAGAAGCTGAGCGGCTCGCTGGACCTGAACTGGTCGGTCGAGGACGAGACCGGGGGACGGAGCTGGAGCGCCTCGGTCTACACCAACTGGCGGCCGACGCCGGGCACCTCCATCTCCCTCAGCCCCTTCTACACGCGCAACCGGGGGGGATGGCAGTACGTCGGCGCGCCGGCCGACGGCGCGGGCGCGGCGCACTACGTGTTCGCCGACCTGCGGCAGGAGACGGTGGGGATGTCGGCGCGGGTGAACCAGACCTTCTCGCCCACGCTGTCGCTGCAGATGTACGCGCAGCCCTTCATCAGCGCGGGGACGTACGGCGGCTTCCGCCAGGTGGTCGATCCGCGCGCCGACCGCTTCCGCGACCGCTTCGCCCCGCTGGCCACCACGCGCGACGGGGACGGGAACTACACCGCGGGCGACCTGGCCTGGGACAACCCGGACTTCGACTACCGCGCCTTCAACCTGAACGCGGTGGTGCGCTGGGAGTACCGGCTGGGCTCGACGATGTACTTCGCCTGGTCGCACTCGCGCGACGGCGCGGTGGGCGATGGCCGCTTCCGCCTCTGGCACGACCTGGGCGAGCTCTCCCGCTACCGCGCCACCAACGTGTTCCTGGTGAAGGTGAACTGGTGGGTGAGCCTGTAAGTGCCCAGTGCCCAGTGCCCAGTGCCCAGTGCCCAGTGCCCGGTGGTTGGGTTGAAGGGATGTGAAGTTTTGGGGTGGACGATGCGACTGAAGTCGCGGCTACAACTACACGAAGTCCGCCTTCGCGGACTACAGGCATCGGCGCGGCCGACGTGACGGTGCGCGCGACGGGCTTCGTGTCGCCGCCGCGAAGATGGGTGGGACGCGCGGTGATGGTTGGTGCGCGACGAAATGAAGTCCGCGAAGGCGGACTGGGTGTGGTTGCAGCCGCGAGTTTACTCGCATCGTCCACCACCCATCCGCCGAGCCGGATATCAAACCATCTCCCCTTCACCCGCATCCGATAAGCCGATGATCTCTCTCCCAACCCACCTCGTACGGAGGACAGCGATGCGGAACGCAGTGATCGCGACGTGCGCGGCGGCCGCGGCGGTGCTGGCGGTGCCCGCGCACGCGCAGGAGCGCTACACGCTCGACGGCGACCGCGTGGCCGTCTACAACCTCGCCGGCCGCGTGCGCGTGGAGGCCGGCGGCGGCGGCGCCGTGGTCGTCGAGCTCACGCGCGGCGGCGAGGACGCCCGCGAGCTGTCCGTGCGCCGCGGCGAGTCCAACGGCTTCCGCCACCTGGCCGTGTCCTATCCCGGCGACCGCGTGGTGTACTCGCCGATGGGCCGCTGGTCCAACACCACGGTCGAGGTGCGCGACGACGGCACCTT
It contains:
- a CDS encoding DUF5916 domain-containing protein, whose product is DLKYGLTSDLTLDATVNPDFGQVEADPSQVNLSQYETFFPEKRPFFTEGADIFRFGLGLGDGSGANESLFYSRRIGRSPHLGMDGDFVDQPSQTTILGAAKLSGRVGSGWSVGTLAALTAEESGRAITGDVADRAVVEPMTGFGVLRARRDMNGGRTQVGFVGTAVHRALGGTGIGDLPSDAFAGGVDFQHRWGNDAWMANGYLLGSNVRGSTDAIVALQESPARYFQRPDAGYLRVDSSATSLGGWAGAYTLARVKGHWQGGVLGIVRSPGFEVNDLGYQRDADEIMNAGYFQYRQFTPVGPFRSFNVNLNAWDGRDFGGDVISRGGNVNGSWRLKSYWGFYSGVERGMSSVSTGALRGGPSIARPGTTNGWSGVWSDDRKKLSGSLDLNWSVEDETGGRSWSASVYTNWRPTPGTSISLSPFYTRNRGGWQYVGAPADGAGAAHYVFADLRQETVGMSARVNQTFSPTLSLQMYAQPFISAGTYGGFRQVVDPRADRFRDRFAPLATTRDGDGNYTAGDLAWDNPDFDYRAFNLNAVVRWEYRLGSTMYFAWSHSRDGAVGDGRFRLWHDLGELSRYRATNVFLVKVNWWVSL